A genomic segment from Anaeromyxobacter sp. encodes:
- the xdh gene encoding selenium-dependent xanthine dehydrogenase, whose protein sequence is MKTVTFQLNGTTRQASVAPGESVLEVLRERFQLTSLKDACAPQGQCGCCLALVDGQPKVTCAMPADKVDGKEIWTLEGVAAAEKQLYADAFQAAAGLQCGFCTPGLVLRIKALTDKAQRLSRPEIARALDGHLCRCTGYAKIVDAVELIQVAKQGGPAPVVVEDGGVGGRLQRYQGGALTLGERPFVADLDAPGLLHGAVTLSPHARARVVRIDTTRARALPGVVAVATARDVPGQRWVGLVYRDWPVFVAEGEEVRYVGDVLAAVAAESPRIAREAARLVEVEYERLPPVLDPVAAVQPGAPRVNPKHDNVLSTTHFGRGDVDAALAASAHVVTGTWATQRIEHLFLEPEAALAVPRADGVLQLSSQGQGIWDDRRQVAEVLGLPEDRLHVELVPNGGAFGGKEDMSIQAQTALLAHLTGRPVKLVLNREESIRMHPKRHPITMTYTVGCDATGRLTAARVRMIGDSGAYASVGGKVLERAAGHACGPYQVPAVDIEAVAAYTNNPPCGAMRGFGVNQTSFAMEGCLDLLAGKVGLDGWEMRFRNALRVGDTFTTGQVLEKAVGVEATLLAVKERYYAARATGRAVGIACGVKNSGIGNGAVEHGRVTLKVEADGTVAVHIGFTEMGQGLLTITTQCVVSVTGLPAATFRPQVNTTYELGAGQTTGSRGTLLAGRAAIDAARKLKADLDLGLTLASLAGREYAGVTVIDDTNAPGKANGKKIKTHTTFGWATQVVLLDEAGKLEKVIAAHDVGRAINPQQCEAQIEGAVHMGLGYALTEELPCKDGMPVTFRLRDLGVLRAQHMPPVEVILVEVPEPEGPFGAKGVGEIGLVPTAGAVAGALAAFDGVRRTRLPMKDSPAARAINVGRLPDADRADWH, encoded by the coding sequence ATGAAGACCGTCACCTTCCAGCTCAACGGGACCACCCGGCAGGCGTCGGTGGCCCCGGGCGAGTCGGTGCTCGAGGTGCTGCGCGAGCGCTTCCAGCTCACCTCGCTCAAGGACGCCTGCGCGCCGCAGGGGCAGTGCGGCTGCTGCCTGGCGCTGGTGGACGGCCAGCCCAAGGTGACCTGCGCCATGCCGGCCGACAAGGTGGACGGCAAGGAGATCTGGACGCTGGAGGGGGTGGCCGCCGCCGAGAAGCAGCTCTACGCCGACGCCTTCCAGGCGGCCGCCGGCCTGCAGTGCGGCTTCTGCACGCCCGGCCTGGTGCTGCGCATCAAGGCGCTCACCGACAAGGCGCAGCGGCTCTCGCGCCCCGAGATCGCCCGGGCGCTCGACGGGCACCTGTGCCGCTGCACCGGGTACGCCAAGATCGTGGACGCGGTGGAGCTGATCCAGGTCGCCAAGCAGGGCGGCCCGGCGCCGGTGGTGGTGGAGGACGGCGGCGTGGGCGGCCGGCTGCAGCGCTACCAGGGCGGCGCGCTGACGCTGGGGGAGCGCCCCTTCGTGGCCGATCTCGACGCCCCCGGCCTGCTGCACGGGGCGGTGACGCTCTCGCCCCACGCCCGGGCCCGGGTGGTGCGCATCGACACCACCAGGGCGCGCGCGCTGCCCGGGGTGGTGGCGGTGGCCACGGCCAGGGACGTGCCGGGCCAGCGCTGGGTGGGGCTCGTCTACCGCGACTGGCCGGTCTTCGTGGCCGAGGGCGAGGAGGTGCGCTACGTGGGCGACGTGCTGGCCGCGGTGGCGGCCGAGAGCCCGCGCATCGCCCGCGAGGCGGCCAGGCTGGTGGAGGTGGAGTACGAGCGGCTGCCCCCGGTGCTCGACCCGGTGGCCGCCGTCCAGCCCGGCGCCCCGCGCGTCAACCCGAAGCACGACAACGTCCTCTCGACCACCCACTTCGGCCGCGGCGACGTGGACGCGGCGCTGGCCGCCTCGGCCCACGTGGTGACCGGCACCTGGGCCACCCAGCGCATCGAGCACCTCTTCCTCGAGCCGGAGGCGGCGCTGGCGGTGCCCCGGGCCGACGGGGTGCTGCAGCTCTCCTCGCAGGGGCAGGGCATCTGGGACGATCGCCGCCAGGTGGCGGAGGTGCTCGGCCTGCCCGAGGACCGGCTGCACGTTGAGCTGGTGCCCAACGGCGGCGCCTTCGGCGGCAAGGAGGACATGTCGATCCAGGCGCAGACCGCGCTCCTGGCCCACCTGACTGGCCGCCCGGTCAAGCTGGTGCTCAACCGGGAGGAGTCGATCCGGATGCACCCCAAGCGCCACCCCATCACCATGACCTACACGGTGGGCTGCGACGCCACTGGGCGGCTCACCGCCGCCCGGGTGCGGATGATCGGCGACTCGGGCGCCTACGCCTCGGTGGGCGGCAAGGTGCTGGAGCGGGCGGCCGGCCACGCCTGCGGCCCCTACCAGGTGCCGGCCGTGGACATCGAGGCGGTGGCCGCCTACACCAACAACCCGCCCTGCGGCGCCATGCGCGGGTTCGGGGTGAACCAGACCAGCTTCGCCATGGAGGGCTGCCTGGACCTGCTGGCCGGGAAGGTCGGGCTGGACGGCTGGGAGATGCGCTTCCGCAACGCGCTGCGGGTCGGCGACACCTTCACCACCGGGCAGGTGCTGGAGAAGGCGGTGGGGGTGGAGGCCACCCTGCTGGCGGTCAAGGAGCGCTACTACGCGGCCCGGGCCACCGGCCGGGCGGTGGGCATCGCCTGCGGGGTGAAGAACTCCGGCATCGGCAACGGCGCGGTGGAGCACGGCCGGGTCACGCTCAAGGTGGAGGCGGACGGCACCGTGGCGGTGCACATCGGCTTCACCGAGATGGGGCAGGGGCTCCTGACCATCACCACCCAGTGCGTGGTCTCGGTGACCGGCCTGCCGGCCGCCACCTTCCGGCCGCAGGTCAACACCACCTACGAGCTGGGGGCGGGCCAGACCACCGGCTCGCGCGGCACGCTGCTGGCGGGGCGGGCGGCCATCGACGCGGCCCGGAAGCTCAAGGCCGACCTCGACCTCGGCCTGACCCTGGCCTCGCTGGCCGGGCGCGAGTACGCCGGCGTCACGGTCATCGACGACACCAACGCGCCGGGCAAGGCCAACGGCAAGAAGATCAAGACCCACACCACCTTCGGCTGGGCCACCCAGGTGGTGCTGCTCGACGAGGCCGGCAAGCTGGAGAAGGTGATCGCCGCCCACGACGTCGGCCGCGCCATCAACCCGCAGCAGTGCGAGGCCCAGATCGAGGGGGCCGTGCACATGGGGCTGGGCTACGCGCTCACCGAGGAGCTGCCCTGCAAGGACGGCATGCCGGTGACCTTCCGCCTGAGGGACCTCGGGGTGCTCCGGGCCCAGCACATGCCGCCGGTGGAGGTGATCCTGGTGGAGGTGCCCGAGCCGGAGGGGCCCTTCGGCGCCAAGGGGGTGGGCGAGATCGGCCTGGTGCCCACCGCCGGCGCGGTGGCCGGGGCCCTGGCCGCCTTCGACGGCGTCCGCCGCACCCGGCTCCCCATGAAGGACTCCCCGGCCGCCAGGGCCATCAACGTGGGGCGCCTCCCGGACGCCGACCGGGCCGACTGGCACTGA
- the hydA gene encoding dihydropyrimidinase: MVETLVRGGTVVTAEGRRRADVRCRDGLIAEVGEGLVPSPGAAVVDAGGCFVMPGGVDPHTHMQLPMMGTVVADDFLSGTAAAAAGGTTTILDFVGPERGESPLAALATWQAWASRATVDFGLHMTVSWWGERFAAEMAPLVHQHGVCSFKFFLAYKGGLMLPDESIIQGFLRCRELGALPQVHAENGELIAHLQAKLKAEGVTGPRGHVLSRPPILEGEATHRAVTMAEVLDVPLYVVHVSAAEAAEAIGRARGRGARVVGETLPGFLGIDASVYESPDLDVAAGHVMSPPYRPAGHQAALWRAVAEGVLSTSGTDHCCFTTEQKRLGAADFTRIPNGCGGVEDRLHVLWHLGVNGGHLTPERFVALTSTSAARAFNLYPRKGSLQPGADADVVVLDPTRTRTLSARTQRQRTDFSVWEGREVRGVVVHTLAGGRHLYADGDLRAEPGSGRYLPRRPFGPAYQGQI, encoded by the coding sequence ATGGTGGAGACGCTGGTCCGCGGCGGGACGGTGGTGACGGCCGAGGGGCGTCGGCGCGCCGACGTGCGCTGCCGCGACGGCCTGATCGCCGAGGTGGGCGAGGGGCTGGTCCCCTCCCCGGGCGCCGCGGTGGTGGACGCGGGGGGCTGCTTCGTCATGCCCGGCGGCGTCGATCCGCACACCCACATGCAGCTGCCCATGATGGGCACGGTGGTGGCCGACGACTTCCTCTCCGGCACCGCGGCCGCCGCGGCCGGCGGCACCACCACCATCCTCGACTTCGTCGGGCCGGAGCGCGGCGAGTCGCCGCTGGCGGCCCTGGCCACCTGGCAGGCCTGGGCCTCGCGCGCCACCGTGGACTTCGGCCTGCACATGACCGTGTCCTGGTGGGGCGAGCGCTTCGCCGCCGAGATGGCGCCGCTGGTCCACCAGCACGGCGTCTGCAGCTTCAAGTTCTTCCTGGCCTACAAGGGCGGGCTGATGCTGCCGGACGAGAGCATCATCCAGGGCTTCCTGCGCTGCCGCGAGCTCGGCGCCCTGCCCCAGGTCCACGCCGAGAACGGCGAGCTGATCGCGCACCTGCAGGCCAAGCTGAAGGCCGAGGGGGTGACCGGGCCGCGCGGCCACGTCCTGTCCCGCCCGCCCATCCTGGAGGGCGAGGCCACCCACCGGGCCGTCACCATGGCCGAGGTGCTCGACGTCCCGCTCTACGTGGTGCACGTCTCGGCCGCCGAGGCGGCCGAGGCCATCGGCCGGGCCCGCGGGCGCGGCGCCCGGGTGGTCGGCGAGACCCTGCCCGGGTTCCTGGGCATCGACGCCTCGGTCTACGAGAGCCCCGACCTCGACGTCGCCGCCGGCCACGTCATGAGCCCCCCCTACCGCCCGGCCGGCCACCAGGCGGCGCTGTGGCGGGCCGTCGCCGAGGGGGTGCTCTCCACCAGCGGCACCGACCACTGCTGCTTCACCACCGAGCAGAAGCGGCTGGGGGCCGCCGACTTCACCCGCATCCCCAACGGCTGCGGCGGGGTCGAGGACCGCCTGCACGTGCTGTGGCACCTGGGCGTGAACGGCGGGCACCTCACGCCGGAGCGCTTCGTGGCCCTCACCTCCACCAGCGCCGCCCGCGCCTTCAACCTCTACCCGCGCAAGGGGTCCCTGCAGCCGGGCGCCGACGCCGACGTGGTGGTGCTCGACCCCACCCGCACCCGCACCCTCTCGGCGCGCACCCAGCGGCAGCGCACCGACTTCTCGGTCTGGGAGGGGCGCGAGGTGCGCGGCGTGGTGGTGCACACCCTGGCCGGCGGGCGCCACCTCTACGCCGACGGCGACCTCCGGGCCGAGCCCGGCAGCGGGCGCTACCTGCCGCGCCGGCCCTTCGGCCCGGCCTACCAGGGCCAGATCTGA
- a CDS encoding OmpA family protein translates to MRPGPGRLLAAAALASALAAPAPAPAQAPTREIDCPALLVHVKSVTSLLERAKLLDVAAAKCPQDAPVAYEHAFALERLRRYPEALVAYRTAAELDPAHAKAHVGVADTLMLLGDTAGAVAAYERGLKLDPANARAGKALEVARIKARAQRGEDISSDEFVRVMSQAEVKGGPAESAEGPMVRMQILFKLGAASLDESSLGKLAVVGEALRRPALAGARLEIAGHTDDTGDPEANLALSRRRAEAVRDRLASRHQIPADRLVVAWFGQGRPLAPNTSPRNQQLNRRVEFRLLK, encoded by the coding sequence GTGAGGCCGGGCCCGGGCCGCCTCCTCGCCGCCGCCGCGCTGGCCTCCGCGCTGGCGGCGCCGGCCCCGGCGCCGGCCCAGGCGCCGACCCGCGAGATCGACTGTCCGGCCCTGCTGGTGCACGTCAAGTCGGTCACCAGCCTGCTCGAGCGGGCCAAGCTCCTGGACGTCGCCGCCGCCAAGTGCCCGCAGGACGCCCCGGTGGCCTACGAGCACGCCTTCGCGCTGGAGCGGCTGCGCCGCTACCCCGAGGCGCTGGTGGCCTACCGGACCGCGGCCGAGCTCGACCCGGCGCACGCCAAGGCCCACGTCGGGGTGGCGGACACGCTCATGCTGCTGGGCGACACGGCCGGCGCGGTGGCCGCCTACGAGCGTGGGCTCAAGCTCGATCCCGCCAACGCCCGCGCCGGCAAGGCGCTGGAGGTGGCGCGCATCAAGGCCCGGGCCCAGCGAGGCGAGGACATCTCCAGCGACGAGTTCGTGCGGGTCATGAGCCAGGCCGAGGTGAAGGGCGGGCCCGCCGAGAGCGCCGAGGGCCCCATGGTGCGCATGCAGATCCTCTTCAAGCTCGGCGCCGCATCGCTCGACGAGTCGAGCCTCGGCAAGCTGGCCGTGGTGGGGGAGGCGCTGCGGCGCCCGGCCCTGGCCGGCGCCCGGCTGGAGATCGCCGGGCACACCGACGACACCGGCGACCCGGAGGCCAACCTGGCGCTCTCCAGGCGGCGCGCCGAGGCGGTGCGCGATCGGCTCGCCTCGCGCCACCAGATCCCGGCGGACCGCCTGGTGGTGGCCTGGTTCGGCCAGGGGCGGCCCCTGGCGCCCAACACCAGCCCGCGGAACCAGCAGCTCAACCGGCGCGTCGAGTTCAGGCTCCTCAAGTAG
- a CDS encoding DUF4388 domain-containing protein, whose protein sequence is MSSNPQRGFEGSVAALSVADVLQLQGGHRFSGSIVFSYQGQAAAVFMQHGEVIHAEFGAVHGEEVLAAILAWPTGSFEAHANVATFARSIDKRLDHLLLDAARSLDEARQDGRERPPAQAAAPAPRPPTEPAPPRAPAAALRARAVDGVRHAAVLRGGVALNDASPEGTALATRSASLLSSLADPLGKLLGLGELSRLVLCNPQLDQLLLLHAKDAYLAVSLQPTASLADTEAAVRRAVSAQPGA, encoded by the coding sequence ATGTCGTCGAACCCACAGCGAGGCTTCGAGGGATCGGTGGCGGCGCTCTCCGTGGCCGACGTGCTGCAGCTCCAGGGTGGCCACCGCTTCTCCGGCTCCATCGTCTTCTCCTACCAGGGGCAGGCGGCGGCCGTCTTCATGCAGCACGGCGAGGTGATCCACGCCGAGTTCGGCGCGGTGCACGGCGAGGAGGTGCTCGCCGCCATCCTGGCCTGGCCCACCGGCAGCTTCGAGGCCCACGCCAACGTGGCCACCTTCGCCCGCTCCATCGACAAGCGGCTGGACCACCTGCTGCTCGACGCGGCGCGGAGCCTCGACGAGGCCCGCCAGGACGGCCGGGAGCGCCCGCCGGCCCAGGCGGCGGCGCCCGCCCCCAGGCCGCCCACCGAGCCGGCGCCGCCCAGGGCCCCCGCCGCCGCCCTGCGCGCCCGCGCCGTGGATGGCGTGCGCCACGCGGCGGTGCTGCGCGGCGGGGTGGCGCTCAACGACGCCTCCCCGGAGGGCACCGCCCTGGCGACCCGCAGCGCCTCCCTGCTCTCCTCCCTGGCCGACCCGCTCGGGAAGCTGCTCGGCCTCGGCGAGCTGAGCCGCCTGGTGCTCTGCAACCCGCAGCTGGACCAGCTCCTCCTCCTGCACGCCAAGGACGCCTACCTGGCCGTCAGCCTGCAGCCGACCGCCTCGCTGGCCGACACCGAGGCCGCGGTCCGGCGGGCCGTCAGCGCCCAGCCGGGGGCCTGA
- a CDS encoding Zn-dependent hydrolase — MAPLPRIDGPRLSRRLEALGQVGAIPGGGVARLALTDADKAGRDLVVGWMAALGLAVSVDGLGNVVGVRAGREPGPPVMTGSHIDTVATGGRYDGNLGVLAGLEVLQALDDAGVVTRRPLAVAFFTNEEGSRFQPDMMGSLVFTGGLTLEAARATVGVDGRAVGAELDRIGYAGPAPVGQPQVHAYVELHVEQGPVLEAEGYTIGAVEGVQGIRWTELTLRGQSNHAGTTPMSLRHDAALVAAQIACEVRRVARATGGHQVGTVGLLTVSPNLVNVVANQVVMTLDLRNTDDAVLDVAERQVLAFAEQAALAEGVTLARRPLARFAPVAFDPRLVARVEAIAAGKGHRVRRLPSGAGHDAQILAAVCPACMIFVPSAKGISHNVAEYTSPADLTAGAEVLLDLLLELAA; from the coding sequence ATGGCACCGCTCCCCCGCATCGACGGCCCCCGTCTCTCCCGCCGGCTCGAGGCCCTCGGCCAGGTCGGCGCCATCCCCGGCGGCGGCGTGGCCCGCCTGGCCCTCACCGACGCCGACAAGGCCGGGCGCGACCTGGTGGTGGGCTGGATGGCGGCGCTGGGGCTGGCCGTCTCGGTGGACGGGCTGGGCAACGTGGTCGGCGTGCGGGCCGGGCGCGAGCCGGGCCCCCCGGTGATGACCGGCAGCCACATCGACACGGTGGCCACCGGCGGCCGCTACGACGGCAACCTGGGGGTGCTGGCCGGCCTGGAGGTGCTGCAGGCGCTCGACGACGCCGGGGTGGTGACGCGCCGCCCGCTGGCGGTGGCCTTCTTCACCAACGAGGAGGGGAGCCGCTTCCAGCCGGACATGATGGGCAGCCTGGTCTTCACCGGCGGCCTCACCCTGGAGGCGGCGCGGGCCACGGTCGGGGTGGACGGCCGGGCGGTGGGGGCCGAGCTGGACCGGATCGGCTACGCCGGGCCGGCCCCGGTCGGGCAGCCGCAGGTCCACGCCTACGTGGAGCTGCACGTCGAGCAGGGGCCGGTGCTGGAGGCCGAGGGCTACACCATCGGCGCGGTCGAGGGGGTCCAGGGGATCCGCTGGACCGAGCTGACGCTGCGCGGGCAGTCGAACCACGCCGGCACCACCCCCATGTCGCTGCGCCACGACGCGGCGCTGGTGGCCGCCCAGATCGCCTGCGAGGTGCGGCGGGTGGCCCGGGCCACCGGCGGCCACCAGGTGGGCACGGTGGGGCTGCTGACGGTCTCGCCCAACCTGGTCAACGTGGTCGCCAACCAGGTGGTGATGACGCTCGACCTGCGCAACACCGACGACGCCGTCCTCGACGTGGCGGAGCGCCAGGTGCTGGCCTTCGCCGAGCAGGCGGCCCTGGCCGAGGGGGTGACCCTGGCCCGCCGGCCGCTGGCCCGCTTCGCGCCGGTGGCCTTCGACCCCAGGCTGGTGGCGCGGGTGGAGGCCATCGCCGCGGGCAAGGGGCACCGGGTCCGGAGGCTCCCCAGCGGCGCCGGCCACGACGCCCAGATCCTGGCGGCGGTGTGCCCCGCCTGCATGATCTTCGTGCCGAGCGCCAAGGGCATCAGCCACAACGTCGCCGAGTACACCAGCCCGGCGGATCTCACGGCCGGGGCCGAGGTGCTCCTCGACCTGCTCCTGGAGCTGGCGGCCTGA
- a CDS encoding DUF3365 domain-containing protein: protein MGIRNRFMITTGVLGLLTILAVGAASYELSRRRAMADAEQKGRLIFTTMESIQSNFVVSQRPLLLQVVEKDRFYPEIMSGAVITRMVWDVLEKKLPGYQFKQAAVDPRWPPNKADEQETAIIQGFRTDAGLKTQEGIISRRGEPYYYFATRRNAAKGCLQCHSDAASAPKDQVEIYGAERGYGWKEGDVAAAFVVYVPLTEALAEARANALRLLAVAAAGLGLALAAIWVLLDRSVVRPIVELSGRTEAISMGRGLEERVTTTGPAEIATLAQGIERLRVSVAKLLKRSAT, encoded by the coding sequence ATGGGCATTCGCAACCGCTTCATGATCACCACCGGCGTGCTGGGCCTGCTCACCATCCTCGCGGTGGGTGCGGCCAGCTACGAGCTGAGCCGCCGCCGCGCCATGGCCGACGCCGAGCAGAAGGGCCGGCTCATCTTCACCACCATGGAGTCGATCCAGTCCAACTTCGTGGTCTCCCAGCGCCCGCTGCTGCTGCAGGTGGTCGAGAAGGACCGCTTCTACCCGGAGATCATGTCGGGCGCGGTCATCACCCGCATGGTCTGGGACGTCCTGGAGAAGAAGCTGCCCGGCTACCAGTTCAAGCAGGCGGCGGTCGATCCCCGCTGGCCGCCCAACAAGGCCGACGAGCAGGAGACGGCCATCATCCAGGGCTTCCGGACCGACGCCGGCCTCAAGACGCAGGAGGGGATCATCTCCCGGCGCGGCGAGCCCTACTACTACTTCGCCACCCGGCGGAACGCGGCCAAGGGCTGCCTGCAGTGCCACAGCGACGCGGCCTCCGCCCCCAAGGACCAGGTGGAGATCTACGGCGCGGAGCGCGGCTACGGGTGGAAGGAGGGCGACGTGGCGGCCGCCTTCGTGGTGTACGTGCCGCTCACCGAGGCGCTGGCCGAGGCCCGGGCCAACGCCCTCCGGCTGCTGGCCGTTGCCGCGGCCGGCCTGGGCCTGGCGCTGGCGGCCATCTGGGTCCTGCTCGACCGCAGCGTGGTCCGCCCCATCGTGGAGCTGAGCGGCCGGACCGAGGCCATCAGCATGGGGCGCGGCCTGGAGGAGCGGGTCACCACCACCGGCCCCGCCGAGATCGCCACCCTGGCGCAGGGCATCGAGCGGCTCCGGGTCAGCGTGGCCAAGCTGCTGAAGCGGAGCGCCACGTGA
- a CDS encoding glutamate synthase produces the protein MAELTPVPFGALVTRLFTELERRQAAFDLPARAFVTSGGGRDLSTSLHGHRASTPFGPAAGPHTQLAQNIVLAWLAGGRIMELKTVQVKDDLVIPRPCIDMATVGYNVEWSQELKLEQSLEEYVKAAMLVEMLKASGLAPGFGDTVYDMSVGYDLAGVRSPRVRAFMAGLLDAGPVVERLRRQIPAPFAHLRDLAFPTRLSDTLTLSTFHGCPPEEIEAIAAFLLEEVGLHVIVKLNPTLLGKVDLRDLLHRRLGYRDLAVPDQAFEQDARWDQVTGFVDRLGASAARLGRGFGVKFTNTLVVENHRTFFPATERLMYLSGPPLHVLAMTLVDRFRATFGDRHPISFSAGVDAANFPDAVALGLGPVSVCTDLLRAGGYGRGRRYFEELGKRMEAVRAPDLETFSLLAYGQAEGALVRAALPAPAAAACRLALRAGGDLRAAAGAHWASWVSAARLLGTSRYAAGLADDPRYAAARNATPPRKVGSALALFDCLTCDKCIPVCPNDANFSLPLAAVTLAVERLVPAGGRFTLETGAPQVLVKPRQIATFADACNECGHCDVMCPEDGGPYAVKPNFFGSVASWSAAPTRDGFALERVEGGVRMVGRVAGRTYQVWSGGARLRYAGDGFDLRLDPADPAGTAEGTATGPVELTWLRVMEALRGAVTGPDTVNFVSASLEAMDPPRPTP, from the coding sequence ATGGCCGAGCTCACCCCCGTCCCCTTCGGCGCCCTGGTCACCCGGCTCTTCACCGAGCTGGAGCGCCGCCAGGCCGCCTTCGACCTGCCCGCCCGCGCCTTCGTCACCTCCGGCGGCGGCCGCGACCTGTCGACCTCGCTGCACGGCCACCGCGCCTCGACGCCCTTCGGCCCGGCGGCCGGGCCCCACACCCAGCTGGCGCAGAACATCGTGCTGGCCTGGCTGGCCGGCGGCCGGATCATGGAGCTGAAGACGGTGCAGGTGAAGGACGACCTGGTCATCCCGCGCCCCTGCATCGACATGGCCACGGTCGGCTACAACGTGGAGTGGTCGCAGGAGCTCAAGCTGGAGCAGTCGCTGGAGGAGTACGTCAAGGCGGCCATGCTGGTGGAGATGCTCAAGGCCTCCGGCCTGGCGCCCGGCTTCGGCGACACGGTCTACGACATGAGCGTGGGCTACGACCTGGCCGGCGTCCGCTCGCCCCGGGTGCGGGCCTTCATGGCCGGGCTGCTCGACGCCGGCCCGGTGGTGGAGCGGCTGCGGCGCCAGATCCCGGCCCCCTTCGCCCACCTCCGCGATCTGGCCTTCCCCACCCGCCTCTCCGACACCCTGACCCTCTCCACCTTCCACGGCTGCCCGCCCGAGGAGATCGAGGCCATCGCCGCCTTCCTGCTCGAGGAGGTGGGGCTGCACGTCATCGTGAAGCTCAACCCCACCCTGCTCGGGAAGGTGGACCTGCGCGACCTGCTGCACCGCCGGCTCGGCTACCGCGACCTGGCGGTGCCGGACCAGGCCTTCGAGCAGGACGCGAGGTGGGACCAGGTGACCGGGTTCGTCGATCGGCTGGGGGCCAGCGCCGCCAGGCTGGGGCGGGGCTTCGGGGTCAAGTTCACCAACACCCTGGTGGTGGAGAACCACCGCACCTTCTTCCCGGCCACCGAGCGGCTCATGTACCTCTCCGGCCCGCCGCTGCACGTGCTGGCGATGACGCTGGTGGACCGCTTCCGCGCCACCTTCGGCGACCGCCACCCCATCTCCTTCTCGGCCGGCGTCGACGCCGCCAACTTCCCCGACGCGGTGGCGCTCGGACTCGGGCCGGTCAGCGTCTGCACCGACCTCCTGCGGGCCGGCGGCTACGGGCGGGGGCGCAGGTACTTCGAGGAGCTGGGCAAGCGGATGGAGGCGGTCAGGGCCCCCGACCTGGAGACCTTCTCGCTGCTGGCCTACGGCCAGGCGGAGGGGGCGCTGGTGCGGGCCGCGCTCCCGGCGCCGGCGGCCGCGGCCTGCCGCCTGGCCCTGCGCGCCGGCGGGGACCTGCGCGCCGCGGCCGGCGCCCACTGGGCGTCCTGGGTCTCGGCGGCGCGGCTGCTCGGCACCAGCCGCTACGCCGCCGGCCTGGCCGACGACCCCCGCTACGCCGCCGCCAGGAACGCCACGCCGCCCCGCAAGGTGGGGAGCGCGCTGGCGCTCTTCGACTGCCTCACCTGCGACAAGTGCATCCCGGTCTGCCCCAACGACGCCAACTTCTCCCTGCCGCTGGCGGCGGTGACCCTCGCGGTGGAGCGGCTGGTGCCGGCCGGCGGGCGCTTCACGCTGGAGACCGGCGCCCCGCAGGTGCTGGTGAAGCCCCGGCAGATCGCCACCTTCGCCGACGCCTGCAACGAGTGCGGCCACTGCGACGTGATGTGCCCGGAGGACGGCGGACCCTACGCGGTGAAGCCCAACTTCTTCGGCAGCGTGGCGAGCTGGAGCGCCGCGCCGACCCGCGACGGCTTCGCGCTGGAGCGGGTCGAGGGGGGGGTGCGCATGGTGGGGCGCGTGGCCGGTCGGACCTACCAGGTCTGGTCCGGCGGGGCGCGCCTGCGCTACGCCGGCGACGGCTTCGACCTGCGCCTCGATCCCGCCGATCCGGCCGGCACGGCCGAGGGGACCGCCACCGGCCCGGTGGAGCTCACCTGGCTGCGCGTCATGGAGGCGCTGCGGGGCGCCGTGACCGGCCCGGACACGGTGAACTTCGTCAGTGCGTCCCTGGAGGCCATGGACCCACCTCGCCCCACACCCTGA